In a genomic window of Salvelinus sp. IW2-2015 unplaced genomic scaffold, ASM291031v2 Un_scaffold2436, whole genome shotgun sequence:
- the LOC112073953 gene encoding cysteinyl leukotriene receptor 1-like, whose translation MDLDEFDNVTLRYNITNCPSIDEFRNQGHWNLGDFLCRVSSYALYVNLYCSVFFMTAMSVTRFLAIVFPVQNLRLVSERRARLVCVCIWVFICTVSSPFLMTGQHLHPATNKTKCFEPPERKTGGGLNKLIMLNYLSLAVGFVLPFLVILLCYVGIIRALLSRQHTAQRQKGAGSKAIRMIVIVMLAFLLCFMPYHIQRSVHLSFLSQTATSCSELVYMQKSVVVTLCLAASNSCFDPLLYY comes from the exons ATGGATCTAGACGAGTTTGACAACGTGACTCTGAGGTACAACATCACCAACTGTCCATCTATCGATGAATTCCGCAACCAG GGTCATTGGAACCTGGGAGACTTCCTGTGCAGGGTTTCGTCCTATGCCCTCTACGTGAACCTCTACTGCAGCGTGTTCTTCATGACCGCCATGTCCGTCACACGCTTCCTCGCCATCGTGTTCCCCGTGCAGAACCTGCGCCTGGTCTCAGAGCGTCGCGCCcgtctggtgtgtgtctgtatctgggtGTTCATCTGCactgtctcctcccccttcctcatGACTGGTCAACATCTCCACCCAGCCACCAATAAGACCAAGTGCTTCGAGCCTCCAGAGCGCAAAACAGGGGGCGGGCTTAACAAGCTCATCATGCTCAACTACTTATCATTGGCTGTGGGCTTCGTCCTTCCCTTCCTGGTCATCCTGCTGTGCTACGTCGGGATCATTCGGGCCCTGCTGTCACGGCAACATACTGCACAGCGCCAGAAGGGGGCAGGGTCTAAGGCTATCCGAATGATCGTCATTGTGATGCTGGCGTTCCTGCTGTGCTTCATGCCGTACCACATCCAGCGCTCCGTCCACCTCAGCTTCCTGTCCCAGACTGCCACTTCCTGTTCAGAGCTGGTGTACATGCAGAAGAGTGTGGTGGTGACACTCTGTCTGGCTGCCTCCAACTCCTGCTTCGACCCCCTGCTCTACTATTAG